The DNA window CGGCGCGGCGCTCGGTGGCTCCGGCGCGGTAGACGAACTGCTGGGTCACCACGTACTGGTTCTGCTCGGGCGTAGCGAAGTCGATCAGACGTACCGGCACATGCTCGTTGTTCAGGCCGAACGGCATGGAGCGTTCGCCGCGCATCCAGGCGGTCATTTCCTCGTTGGCGCGGATTAGGCCATCCGAGCGTACCGACAGCACGATGGCGCGCAGCTTGTAGAGCACCTCGTCGGCGCGGTCGGGCTGCTCGGCGATCTCCGGGTTCAGGCGGATCAGCGCGGCGCGCAGCCAGGGCTCGACCAGCACTTCCTGGATCTGGCGCGGCACCTCGGCAGGAGCGACATGGCTCCAGCCGATACCCTTGCTGCCGATACCGTAGGGTGCTGCGGTCTCCTGGAGGCTACCCGGCTTGGCGGGCTTGAGCGGGCCAGCGAGTAGATCGCGGACGTAGGCTTCAACTGTGTTGGATTCGTTAAATGCCATTTGCGCCCCCACTCTCAATCGACCTGAGCGCATGCTGTTTTAACTTCTGAGCCTCCGTCTTGCGGGTAGATATTTCCTTGCGAGCGGCTCGAATTGCTCTCATCTCAACCAGCAGAGCATCCTGCTCTTCTACTTCTGGAACCTTGAGCTCGTGTTGGCGAATATCTGCACCGTTAATCTTCCAGATCCCATTTGTGGATTTTGCACGTGAGATCAGACGATTGTGTGTGCTCTGGCTGTTCCACTGTAAAACTGCAAACTCGGGCCGGATGATCGCCTTATCAAATTTGAGCCGAATAAGCAGATCTGGATAAAAGCAACCTTTGGGAACCGCATCGACAAGACCACTCTTGCCTACGAGCAGCTTGTTCCCGTTTCCACGGACAACAAGCACGTCGTTCGTCTTCAGCTCAAACGCAGCAGCTTCAGCTTCGGATATCTCTGCGTACTTAGTGTTGCCCTCTGCCACTATGCGCCCGTCCCTTACGGCGCCGATGCTGAGTGTTGGGTATCCTCGCTCGTCTGCATTTGCTTTCGGAGAGACTCCATTCTTTGGCCCATGCGGCACCAGTTTTTCGACCGCAATGACACGTTCAACCGACACCGAAGCCAATACATCCTCAAGATGTGAGTTTTCTAGTGTTCTTGTCGCGAGGTCAGCTTCCGCGAAAGAAATCAAGCATTCCTCAATAGAGTCGAGAAGCGTGACAATCCGATGTTGTTCATCCATCAGCGGCAAGTTGAACTCAAAATCCGCCAAGCTCGTCCAATTGGTACGCGGACTCAACGACCCCGCCGAGGTGCCCACAGCATGTTCGAAGAAGGCATCAGTCTGGCAAATAAACGGCAGCAACTCCGGCAGCAGTACGCTCGCATCCTTGCTCTCCAGCACGTAGATGTCGCCCGAGCACACGCCCGCGAACTCCGCGACGGCGACCTTGCGCTGGTAGGCGCGGCGCTTGCCGAACAGCACCTGGCCGGGCTTGAAGACGTTGGTGAAGGTGACGCCATCGGCCACATTGCCCCAGCTGCGGATACGCAGATCGCCGGGCTCCAGATGCTCCAGGCCCAGGTAACGCTCGAAGCCATCGGCCAGCGGGTCTTGGCTGCGCGCCTTGGACAGTCGCACCACATCGCCAAACTTCACCCGACGCCAGCCGGGTTTCAGGGTCTTGTTCTGCTCAGGCATTGGCATCCTGCTCCTTGTCTTCTCTCACCGTCCGGTAGGCCTGGTGGGGGTGTTTTTCGCTTTCCGGATACAGCAGCGTCAGTATGCCGGCCTCGCGCATGGGCTTGAGGTGCGTGCGTGTGAGTTCGCGGGAGTCCTTGCGCCCGAGGATCTGCGACAGATCCTGGGCGGTATAGGGGCGCAGCGCACACAGCTCGCGCAGCAGCTCGCGCACCGTGGCCTTACGCGGTTTCTGGCCCGCGACCTGGATGCGTTGCCGCAGTTCCGCAGAAATCCCCACAAGAGCTTGTGGGGATCCTGAGTCGAGCTTGTGGGGATTCAGCGAAATCCCCACATCCTCCGCTAGGCTTGTGGGGATTCCCAGGGGCAGCTCAGGCTGCACGGTTTCTGGCAGAGGTGCGTGCTCCGCCGAATTCAGCACGTAGTAGGTGCGGCTACCCGCCCCCTGCTTGAGCAGCAGGCCACGGTCGCGCAGCCGGCGCAGCACCTGGCTGGCGGTCAGGGTATCCGAGCCGCAGAAATCCCGGCAGGCGGTGTTGTCCACCGCCCCGGTGGCCCGCACATAGATCAGTACCTTGGCCTCATCGGGCCCCAGATTGCTGCCGGCATAGTTGCGCAGCCAAGTGTGGTCTTCTTCCGTCAGCAGATTGTGCAGGAACAGGGTGAGCCTGAACTCATTGGCTTGGCGATCAGAGTGAAACTCTGGCAGCGGCAGGCCGGCATCAGCCGCCAGCCGCCGCATGGCGCGAATGCCGGTGCCCTTGGCCTCGGCCAGGTGCAGGTCATGCAGCACCGCCGCGATGGCCGGATTGCGCAGGCGTGAACCGGGTAAGCCCAGCTGTGCCGGCTCCTTGAGGGAGTAGCCGACGTTGCGGATCTCGATGCGGTTGCTGTAACGGATGATCTGCGTCGGACTGTGCAGGGTGTAGTTGCGGTGCATGGCCGCATTGGCCAGCGCCTCGCGGATCACCTTGCGCGGCAGGATGGGCTCCTGAACGCTCTGCAACTGGCCCTCCGGCAGGCGAAAGCCCTTAGGCAACTCGTCGATGATGCTGGCTTCGGCCTGCGGCAACGCCAGCAGCAGCGGCTTG is part of the Pseudomonas sp. ABC1 genome and encodes:
- a CDS encoding restriction endonuclease subunit S codes for the protein MPEQNKTLKPGWRRVKFGDVVRLSKARSQDPLADGFERYLGLEHLEPGDLRIRSWGNVADGVTFTNVFKPGQVLFGKRRAYQRKVAVAEFAGVCSGDIYVLESKDASVLLPELLPFICQTDAFFEHAVGTSAGSLSPRTNWTSLADFEFNLPLMDEQHRIVTLLDSIEECLISFAEADLATRTLENSHLEDVLASVSVERVIAVEKLVPHGPKNGVSPKANADERGYPTLSIGAVRDGRIVAEGNTKYAEISEAEAAAFELKTNDVLVVRGNGNKLLVGKSGLVDAVPKGCFYPDLLIRLKFDKAIIRPEFAVLQWNSQSTHNRLISRAKSTNGIWKINGADIRQHELKVPEVEEQDALLVEMRAIRAARKEISTRKTEAQKLKQHALRSIESGGANGI
- a CDS encoding ATP-binding protein, with protein sequence MRSAVELLDELNAVDESARIEAKRASDIGKSVMETVIAFANEPGLDGGYLLLGVDWSLNDKGDTVYRPVGFLDPDKVQRNLASQCASMLNVTLRPEMQLEQVDGKTLLVVYVPEADVTHKPIYKKATGLPGGAYRRIGSSDQRCVDEDLWVLRGESQPLHGPDSSVLSDARLDDFDPSAIAAYRRDRARINPQAEELAYGDEDMLEALGAVRRMEGALQPTLAGIVLFGKPLALRRLLPMVRIDYIRVPGTEWVEDPENRFQSIDIRKPLLLALPQAEASIIDELPKGFRLPEGQLQSVQEPILPRKVIREALANAAMHRNYTLHSPTQIIRYSNRIEIRNVGYSLKEPAQLGLPGSRLRNPAIAAVLHDLHLAEAKGTGIRAMRRLAADAGLPLPEFHSDRQANEFRLTLFLHNLLTEEDHTWLRNYAGSNLGPDEAKVLIYVRATGAVDNTACRDFCGSDTLTASQVLRRLRDRGLLLKQGAGSRTYYVLNSAEHAPLPETVQPELPLGIPTSLAEDVGISLNPHKLDSGSPQALVGISAELRQRIQVAGQKPRKATVRELLRELCALRPYTAQDLSQILGRKDSRELTRTHLKPMREAGILTLLYPESEKHPHQAYRTVREDKEQDANA